In Lates calcarifer isolate ASB-BC8 linkage group LG21, TLL_Latcal_v3, whole genome shotgun sequence, the sequence GCATTAGCCAAAAGTCAAGAGTCAGATACCAATTTTGATATCCAGTATGTTCTCTGTAGTACTGAACACTGTGTATACTTTATGATAAATGTTTTAagtataaaattaaaaagtatgTAAAGTTTTGACAGCCGGAATTCCATCACTGCAATAAATATGGGATTTTTTCAAAATCTTGATAtacgttgtttttttttttcttcttcttcttttccaaaaatcacaaaacaatGCATTGAACAAGAGAAATCTTATGGTAGCCTAAACCTTATGCAATGCAATGCActgatgaaatgaatgaatatcaaGGAAATATAAGCCACATTTAAGTATACTGCATGAACTGTGTTGGCttaatttcattacatttaCTGGTTAGGGGGAACAGATTTATTCCAAAATAATTAAGTTGATTCACTTGTTTAAATTTAATATCAGCACTGATTAAAGATTCTTTCCAGATATGTTTTAGGATTAATTAGTAATTTGCATCTGATATAGTTGTAGATCTGTGAATATGCAATTAAGTCTAATAGCTTATATAAGAGTGTCATTCAAGAGTTTTATAAGTAGGCCTTCAGAGCTGGGTTGACTCTCTTTATTTTATGCACTAAATTTGCTACCTGTAGATATTAGATTAGATCTCTCAGTCACACCAGTTATGCTGAATGCACGTGAAGTCTGGGAGAAATATATGGGGGATAAAGGAAAAACTACACATAAAGTattgttaatttgtttgaaGTTTGATGCTACTGAATGCATTATGTCCTCTAGACCGAAAATAAAAAACTCAGATTCAAGGTGAGCACACTCACACTTCAGAGGCCTTCACGTGTTAACCTCTGCACAGACACCACACTGAAACCACcaaaaatcaacacagacagagagaaaaagatgggaTTGTTGGGTGACCGCTGCAGGTCACAAAGCGTCTTTGCTGCCATCTTCTGTGACAACAGTGTCACTGCACCGATGCCAGGACAGCACCTATGGCAGCATCATTCATCGTTAGACATCAGCATAAACAAACTGAGTTTTCCTCATGCCCGTACCACAGTGGAGCAAATGAATGACTGtaaaatatacaatacacaGTCTCACAGGTTTGTAAATAATGTAATATCATATTGAACATATTCAGTGAGATGGTTTTTGGCCCTTTAATCAGAGACTGACTGCCCTGTTTACTGCAGTTTGTTTATGTTACAGCCAGCTCATAGTAAGGTGCTTAAGCAGAGGACATCCTCTAACATTTAATGTGTATGGAGGAACTAAACTCttagaaatagaaacaaagcAATTCATTATCTGATATTGACTGACTAAGAGagctgataaaaataaatgacaagaaTGTACAAAtatattaatgcatcaataagGTTATGAACTTATAAACAAATACCTAAATCATATTTAATTAGGTTGGAAAATTGATTTACTAATGaccaaataaaaatacaattattgatattttctttaaatgacttaaaaatCTATTAATTACAACAACAAGGTGAAATTTGTAAATCAGTGTGACAGAACAGTTTGTAAAGGGTAAATAAATAGCTAAAttcacaaatacatttaaaaataaagttttcaaTAGGGtatttaattacagttttacTTACTAATTCACCAAAAACTGGGGGAAAAGAAATGTGTATTGACAAAAAAGATATAACAGGAGGTGTGTTATGTTTTATCAGTGAATATTTTGATAGCTAGTTCCCCCACAGAGTCTATCACACAGTGGTAAACGGAGGATCTGATGGGTTAGATAACCACTAAGCTAATACTCTGGCATGAAGCTGCTAGTTACAACACTTCCCATTCAGGTTAATATCAATCATCAGTGGTCAGAGATGATCAACCATCAGGTCTTCACATTAAGGAGATGGATGTGGTGCAGGAGGTCAGATACCCAGCCAAGCTCTCCACCCCTGAGTAAACCATGGGATGCAGTCCATTCAAATAGCTGTGCTGCTCAAAGGTTCGTCCAGCGCCTGCATCCTCGTCCTCGTACTCTGCTTTACACCGAGCGACAGCAGTGAGCTCTGACATCTGACTGACAGGAGGAGCGACCTGCAGGCAGCTGGTCTGGGTGTGGGGGTCCCGCAGGGCAGGAGCAGTGGATCCATGTGGATCTGACACCAGGCTGTCCTCCCTTAACTCCTCCCACATGTTACCTAAAACCAGAGGGGGGAaacttcagctgtgttttggaGACTGTCACTAATACACTCTCCAGGTTATAAAAACTGTTGCAGGATAGAAGATATACTTTCTTTATGTTCTTAAAGAAAGTCTGTCATAAACCAAACTAATTATTTTATCTTCAGCTATTTTTGTATATATTGATTCCTCATTCCAATATTGAACATTCTTACACAGAATAAGACaatgtttacaaaaaacaaGGACAAATATAATTTCCAGCTCCTTTGATTAAGCACTATAAGAGGAAGACAagaaaaccatttaaaaatcCTTTTGTGGTGTGTGTAGCAAACAGGTAATTTTTCTCACAGATGGTTAGAGGAGCCTTTGAGGAGTCTGGAAATACCTTCAGAAAAGCAGTGAGTTTTGTTAAAGGGCCTCCTGGGTTTTTCAAAGAACAGCaggtatttatttttctgaaaaaatcGAACTGGCTCTGTAACTTGAATGCAATGGTAAAATATGAGAGGTAAGTGGAGCTAGGCTGGGAGTGGGTGGATAAAGAAGGGAGAGACAAATGTGGATAATTCATAAGGAAACACTGACAGTATGTAGATATGGCAGCTTATGTTTGCACATTATTTAATCTTGGAAGATATTTTGACTGTGCGCCATCTTGTAATCTAATATTCCCTGATAGTATCAGCAATGCCAGTACATCGGTCGATATCTAAGGTGATTATTTGCAGTGTAGAAGTTGGATGAAGCCGAACTAGTCTTTTCACATTGTAGTACACGATGTGATATCTCATTAGATCACCACAGTGAAAGCTTCTATGGCACTGTCATACCTTGCAGCTGCAGGTCAGTCAGACTGGGGTTGAGCGTGTCAATGTCGTAACTGGCGTCTCCCTCCAACACCAAGTCCTGCATGCTCCTGAGTCCGACACCGTACTCAGCCTGCATGGCGTAATTATAAACCGGTGGCATCTTCCCGGCAATGGGTGAGTTCAGGCCTCCAGTGGATGGTGGGACGCCAGCTGCCGGCTGCTGCGCACAGGGTGAGTACAGGGCAAATGAGTTGCTGGGGTGGGCTACAGCGGGGGGAACGTAGCAAGGTTGCTGAGGCCGAATGTGGGCATACTGTGGATGCCGAACGGGTTGACAGGAAGGTCGAAGCTGGGCCGGGCTGCAAGACGACGAGGTGGCGCTGTAGATAGGGCCCACTCTGGATGAAAGCCCTGGGTAAGGCGGCAAAGACCTGAGCTTGTCCGGTCTCGCTCCCACAAGACGCTCAAGTTCTTCTGTCAAATAAAGTTTGAATCAAATAATGCTAAACTCACCATCCAGCTTTGATTGATTTAAAGCAAAGGGGACCCACCTGGCTTGGCCATGCTCCTGCGCACAGTGACAGGGTCTTTGCGGCGCCACTtgtgcagctcctcctgcatcTTCTCCACCTTGGCTGGATTGAGAGCCCACAGGCAGCCTTTACGGGACGAGTTTCCGTTTTTGCTCTCCACCTTCTCAAAGCACTTGTTCAGGGAGAGGTTGTGACGCACTGAGTTCTTCCATCCGTCAGGAGCTGTCTGAACACAGAGAGGGCCGACGCTTCAAAACCCCAAAACATTTAATCACGTATGTCacataagataaaaaaaaggcaacaaagcTTAGAAGCCAAAACGGTAAATGTTCAGCCTAAAGCAAGATTAATGGGCTATCAGAAATAGTTGCAGAGTAATTGTGTGTCAACTGACTAAACTACCTGACAGTGTTTCAGAGTATATGCATCAAATTAGACAACTATCTTCTTCAAATGTCACTGAAATCTCTTCTTCAGAAACCAGGGAACTGCACCCTCCCTGCAGGGGATATTAAAACATATATTCATTTTTCCACCAACAGGAATTATTAATATCTGCATGCCATAGCAAGTGTCCACAGAAATGAACTCAAAGATACTTGACAATATTCAGAAAGTTATTGCaatatattacaaaaaaaaaaaatcacggCTCTTACAAAACACACCTGACGTTCCTCACTTTATCATCTGTCTCAATATATTTTCTGGCCCTGCAGCCTGTGTTTAATGTTACAGGCAGCTGTTTGGAAAGCAGCCATCTATATGGTGCCTTTTTGAATACACATGGCGGCGAGTCTTTTAGGTCCTTCCAGAGAGGGTGAGTCTGAACTTATCTGATTTTTAGATATCTGGAATCCTTTGAAAAATCTACAGTATTTGTGACGGCTATGGGTTCAAACAGAGGTCCAGTCCTGCAGCTGCCTTCAGTTTCATCAATATTAAATTACAGGGGCCTGAATTTATAATATGTGCTTTAATCTACCATctcaataaaatgcaaataattaTATATCTGGTAATATACATCAAATTTGATTTTCTGAATCATTCAACAGTCCCTGCATCAGCCCCATAACCGCCTACGTGCactcacatgcaaacacactaaGAATTTGtattaaacagacacaaaacatatCCTCATTTTACTCCCAATGTCAGCCTCACGCCTTAACAGCTGGTCCAGAGCCACCCAGCTGCAGGTGCAGCACACTGCTGTTTTCACCGTGTCATTTATCATTACAGGTATATAATGAAAGTAATTAATGTCAGCTACAACACAGATGTGGTTTGGGAGAATCTTTAACTTACAACAAAACACGAACTTGAGCCCTTCAGCTATAGATGTGAAGCTACCGACCGAACTAGAGAAACTGCTGctacaaacatgtacacacatcgTCCTGCTCATGAGACTGGGGAGGCGGGCCTTACATTCCAGCCCATTTGTCAGCTCAACACGTGtgaaatcaataaatcaaagCAAAGAACTCAGATAGTTCAGCTGATTGGAAAATAACTAGCAAGGGGGAAAAAGCTGACTATCATGACCACTCTGCAGAGGCACGGCTCCAGCtccagattgtgtgtgttttggtcgGTGCTGGACTCTAGCTTCACACAACAAATTATACACTGTTTGAAAGCTCTAAGTCTCCTGATTCTGCCTGTGCAAAGAATTATCTGTGGTTCAGACTTGTGGCTGGCTGACTTGTGCTGCTCGTGAGCCCGGGAtccattttcagtgtgtgtgtgagaaagaaaacacatgttGTGGTACCTTGAAATATGGGAAGTGTTCAGTCATGAAGCTGTAGATCTCACTGACCGGCAGACTTCCTGTTTTACTGCTTTTCAGAGCCATGAAGATCAAGATACTGCAGTGATGAAGGAGACATTCATTTACAATGGCAATTCAGTTTAAGGTATCGCATCCATATTCACTGGAACTGCCTTAGTTTAGCAAAAACTTCAAGAAATCTATAACATAGACATAAATATGGCAAAGAATGATGTAATATTACCTGTATGAGTAAATGGGCTTGGGGAAGAGGGGCTGTGTGGTGTTCTCCTGGTGTGACTGATTGGAGAGACTTTGGAGAGAATATTTTGAGCTGTTG encodes:
- the foxn1 gene encoding forkhead box protein N1, which produces MSDSSTFSPSSCKSQTSTPQASLHTCEPCGTSCQQMAESQQETSTYSLRAAAVNRRHSADGTISSGSRSAPGRGPADSHRFHPYCRQFSDGEVTASSCLQQCSSSFSCLQELCSSDTHSRSSSSEAPQSWDQYNEGIQSSYPELPAVPMEASCFLSQSYPSHSSSSPLKQVSSRLYPNNDQSNSSKYSLQSLSNQSHQENTTQPLFPKPIYSYSILIFMALKSSKTGSLPVSEIYSFMTEHFPYFKTAPDGWKNSVRHNLSLNKCFEKVESKNGNSSRKGCLWALNPAKVEKMQEELHKWRRKDPVTVRRSMAKPEELERLVGARPDKLRSLPPYPGLSSRVGPIYSATSSSCSPAQLRPSCQPVRHPQYAHIRPQQPCYVPPAVAHPSNSFALYSPCAQQPAAGVPPSTGGLNSPIAGKMPPVYNYAMQAEYGVGLRSMQDLVLEGDASYDIDTLNPSLTDLQLQGNMWEELREDSLVSDPHGSTAPALRDPHTQTSCLQVAPPVSQMSELTAVARCKAEYEDEDAGAGRTFEQHSYLNGLHPMVYSGVESLAGYLTSCTTSISLM